The Ananas comosus cultivar F153 linkage group 20, ASM154086v1, whole genome shotgun sequence region TAGCATCTACTGAAACAGATTGATAACTGCTTCATTCAGCACGTCGTTGTAGCGTCGTCTTACGCTTGAAAAAACATTTGTATTTTCTCTATTCTTCCGGTGATGATTATCCTTACCGCGAATATACGGCATGGTTACAAGGCTGTTCAAGTAATGCTTTTAATTGATTGTTATGTCAGGGTAAAAATGTATCGAGACCCTCTCAACTATCAACCAAATTATAAAGATTACTAGGGAAACTAAATATATGCGAACCGAGTATATGTAGTTACGAGTTTAACGAGTACTAATGTTTGCTGTTATGAAGCTAGATATTAATATGCTTCTTATCGGATGCAACTGCTAACCATCTTATTGTTTTTTGACGAAGAATGAGTCTCGAATTTCCTGTTTGCAGGCTGAGAAGTACACCATTATTTTGATGCAGACATCTCAAAGTAGGGCGAGCAGGACGTTTCTGGATTTTAATTCGATTAGTCAAGCTATGGATGGTACGTACAATCAGCCTACAAAAAGCAACATTCTTTCTAATTTAGATATAATTCTTTATTTCTGTGTCGTCAGATTCAGTAAACTGCCCTTCACGTATCACTTTGCGAACTAAATTTGTTCAAGTCTTTTAATTCGGACTCCATTTCTTCATTTCCACTTTCGGAAACATCTTTTATCCTGAATTTGTCAGTGTATTCTTTTTAGGATTAGGAATAAGTATTACTTGGTAAATTGTCGGTATACTTGGAGAAAATGACTACGAAAAAAAAGTACTAAATTATGTAATTAAGTAGAAGTTACTAAATTATCCTGGAATATCCAACGCCACATTGGATGTTGTGCGAATGTTTGTGTCATCTCTTATTGATCTTGTAGTTAGAGTGACGAAAGGACTTGATCATCGAACACAGGAATTATAGACCCTTAATTGTAATGCTTGAAATTGTGGGGACTAAACATGCACCCAATGCAAACTTCCAAGTACCAAAATTGTTATTAACAATTCTATAGATGCTGGTGCCAGATTCTGACAGTTACCGCGTTAATAAGACTTTCCAAATGAGAGGAAACTAACATAAACCTCTGCAATGACAGAAATCTGCAGGATTTATGAAAGGAAAGTCATGGATATTAACCCAACGATCCAGAACATCAGCTACGACATTGCTGATCTCTATAACTTCATCGATGGTACAGTGGATATAAGTGCACTCGTGTGAGTATCATTCTTTAAGACACTAACATCACATTATTCAAATGTTTTATTTAGGACAATGTAAGCGTTACCGTGCATTATAGCCTGGTTCCGAGTGTTACACTTTACCTCATGATGGTTAAGTATCACAATTCCGACCATGGGATAGTAAAGTGGAATTAAGCTATACCACATAGGAGTTCGTAGAAGTTTTCTCGTCCACGTAACTGCTGATATAAGTTTCTATTGCTTCATTTGCAGATACGATCGCTCAATTCAGGCCTTTCTGCCGTACGACCGACAGTGGATAAAACAAAAGATGTTTCAACATCTGCAGAAACGCGCCCGACAGTGAAATAAAGCAATCACTGGATTTTGCTCATACAAGTCAAACAAACTGCCCGTGTTCTGTACAAGAAATGCCTTTTACATGGGCTTTTTGAAGTTAAAAGTTCTTTTGATTGGGATTAGgggaaaaagtaataataaaacaGGATTTTGCATGTTATGTAAACACATTTCGGGAACTTATTATCAGTTTTTGATAGCAAAGGAACAATAGAAACGTTTCGACTCGTTGTAGTGCATTGTTATGAGAATTTTGTGTTTgtttaatttctatattttgttTCGTGGTAATCAAAGCTTTGGCTAATATGCAGCGTCTTAAAACGTTTCTCCATGATTATCTGGATTCTAGTAGTTTAAATTTCTTTATGGTGTGGCTTCTAAAATAGCTTTTACTTTGAGAAGCAACAACTAGACATTTGTCAGATGAAAATGTCTGTCAGTTTTGCTTTGTCGGGATGTTGAATTGAGCTTTCGGACTCCAGAAGCAGAAGTTGCGATTTGCAGCTTCTGCTTCCGCAACACTTAAAACTGTTGCAGTAAATTCTAAATGAAAGTTTTGCTCATCTACTGAGCTCTAACTGGATGAAACAGCCCTTTTTAGGCTTGCGTAATGGTAAACTAGGGATTTGCTTCAATCAACTTCAATAGCATGCTTATGTTAACATGTGCAATGTGTTCAATTTTAGGAAACTCATTTCAGTGTATGTAGGTGGAAGAGACcatcggatcgttggcgctaaccattaagcTCAAAAGCTAATATAcaatcaatttacttaaagtATACAGATACAACGTTTACTAGTCTCGATTGTGGCTCAACCCATCCAGTCTTACGCtacttcaaacatgactcggtTCAACCTGATcttacgccatttcgaacgtgactcggcccactAGACCTCCAACCACAAGGCAAAATACTggctcatttaagccaacaatcctaGCTTTACATCACTTGCCgttccagagagagagagagagagagagagagagagttatcgAGTTGATGCACCTAGTACACGGATATACCAACGAGAGAAGTCTTTTtttgggtttatagaagacgagagaaggatagaaaagattcaaaaagagggctcgggttgtagctactctgttacAAAAGATGAGTCatgtgtaatcttctcttatttaataaattttgttttacccgcatattttctgttttcatttttctttcttttatgattgtatcaattTTTACTGAGAATACgagtttatagtaaaaattcgATTCGACGCTACCGTTGCGGAATCACAATAATCGGTATCGTATctacagcagtcggtatcgaaGTAGGTTGCGAATTCACAAAATCCGGTATCGGGATTCCCAACAAATTCTTAGTAAAAACGAGTCTTTTATACAACTTATCTAACAAAGTGGGCGGAGGGTATGATAGTTGGTATCCAAGATTTTAATTTCAAAGCttagttactttatatttctacttaattttattttaaaagaaaaaattgaataaagagAATAGCCTactactatctttctctcaatgaaaaaaaaaagaaagtaaaaaaaaagtaaaatataactcTTCAAAAGTAGGGGTAATAACGGGTAGGATAATATGCGACCGACCCGACTtcaaatccaaaaattttagattCGGATTTAGGTTCACTATTAGTTCTTCGGATTCACATTCGTATTATCCAAATCCGAAACcggcttttaatatattttcaacatgttaaatcctctttaaatcaatttttatcattatttttttagaattcctatattttttctatttttatataaaattaaaagagcTTACATACATAtcgaaattttttattttttaaatacttttttcGTATTCGTATTGGTTTAATATCCGATCCGTATTCGAATCggattttatcaaatataaatttgaattttagtattGAAGCAAATATTTGAATCCGGATCCTTCATAAAAataatggatatggatatgaaaTCGAGTATTCGATCCGTTTTTATCCCGGTTTATAACATCTCTGATCGTATGACACGTGGCAATCGCAAGGCCCACGCGTCAGTCACACACCGTGACACAAGCGTTACACTTTCGCCCAGCGTGTGGTTTAAGTTGGAAAATTGCACACTAGTCACTAAACTTCTcggaaaattttattttgatcctcaaaatttttaaaatatttggctTTAGTCCTTACATTAGAGAGAGAATAATTGCTCGTAATTGCACAACAAATCCATGCGcctcttttttatcatttttctaatcaaataatataattctaATAAGCTTATCTAGTGTTAGAATAAATTATTGAGCAATAATTTttacattataaatttttaatatttataatttaaaagagCTTTGTTTTAATTCTTTAGAAAGGATAGTGTAACTAAATAATGGTTTGTGATTTTTgagtgaataaaaaatattatagtgaACAAGATGGTTATGCATTCAATATAATAAAAGGATTACAATTCAATAAATAAtggaattaaaatataagatagATCCCGAATTGGATCGATACATATAAATGTAACAGATATTGTGATACCCTAATAGCTTCAGATCAGATGAAAATAGAGTTGTGATTTGAAATATAAGAATCAGagatcctaataataataattgaatttaagcATATTGGATTAGAGGTTTGGACCCAATGAGTTAATATATTGTTAGTGGGTCGAATAGTTATATTAAGTATCAGAGTCGGTTCACCAGCCAGAATTGTAAGGCGGTCCTTACATCCTCTGGTGATTATAAATTTAAAGTGTGAGATAGGTCTCACATCCTCTGGTGATAGTGAACTTAAAGTGTGAGGCGGGTCTCACATCTCTTCTcctctaataatttaaaatgtataaatacaGATCTCACATCCTCTAGTGATGGTGATCTTAATTGCATATGAGAATGATCTTAAAACTAAGAATGATCTTATATCCTCCAATGATGTGATTGATCTTAAATGTGTGCTCAAAGTGTAAGACAGGTCTCACATCTTCTGGTGAGGTGGATCTCACATCCTCttgggctggtggttgggcAAGAGGTCCTCTTAGATAAGTAGTTTGGCGCTTGGACTAGTGATTTGAATCCAACCAATTATTATTGTTAAGCATGAAACGAGACTCATATTTTATGATAATcttgataataataattgagctgAAGTATTTTGAACCGGTGGTTCGAGCTGAACGAGTTATTACTTCTAATGGGTTGTTACAGATATAGACTTGAATTTTGTTTTTCCGTAGGTAATAAAGCTGGAAATTAGGGTctacaaaaaatcaaaattaaaagtttaagaaCCAAAGTAAAAGCACCAAACAGTTTTGGACTGCACCGCAATTTATCCGCATCATCAGATCCGTCCGTTAattccatcatcatcatcatcatcatcatcatcgatGTTATCGTCGTGTTAATGAGTAAGCGTCCAAACCAAGGTAACAACACAATCCCCCTCCTTCATAgcaagagatagagagagagagagagagaagtgattTGAGTAAGAAACCCACAAAACCTCCTcgatccccctctctctctctctctctctcttgattattctttatttaatttccaaaaaaagatagaaaagaaATACAACGAGAGAGAGGAATTGGGATTGGAGATAAATTGATGGATGGGTTCTCTCCATCCTCTCCTCCTCGAATCTTCTGGAACTCGCGCAAGAGATCAGGTGTTTCTCTTTTTcgttttcctttttgttttttttttgatccaAACTTTTTCTCTTCATCATGATCTGCATAGTTCTCCCTCCtacttttgatatttttagtattgagaaattttttttttagggttttggttgTAGAACATTTTatgttataaaaaaatattaaattttaatttttttttttttaaacaaaaatttattgCTTGGGCATCCGAGGGGCATCCGAGGGGGTATCGAGAAATGTTCTCCACGTTACCGGTTAATGCCGGTTCGAGTCATCACCGTGACCGAATCTATTAGACCACAGCAACCGACACGTGTCCGTTGAAAAGAATTTTAGCatttactttgtttttttttttgtgtgtgttttaaATGAATGagtaaattttaagaaaaattttgaataggaaaacaaaagagaattatttccaaaatttaagaaaattttggaggcagctattattttatttgaaatatttttgaggaatttaagaccaaattatTTAATTCGTAAGCAATTCCAATAGTTACTGTTCAAACTATGAGGCGCGTGACATTTTGATCCTCGAACTTTAATTTGTCGCAATTTTTTGCTCGAATATTCTagattgttgcaatcaagttcTACAGCGTAATTTAGTTAACCAAATGATAATGTATTGCAGATACGACGGTGAGTCGGTGATATGATATCTTAGTTATTCCCACAGCATCGACCACAATACTATTATATTACTGCTGCATCAGCGACACATCACTATTTAGTCAACCAAATTATACCGTAGATTTCATTGCAATAATTTGAAAAGATTAAGTCAAAAATTGcacaaaagtgtaatttagcttCCTGGTTTTGTGGCACTCTGAAATAAAATCCTACCTTTACTACCTACCTTAAGTCATTGTAGCTTTGCATAGAGTACTTCTAAGAAACACTAacatttttttgtcttttttaagtaaaaaaccTTCATAATAGTTTCTTAGTAAGGCTAAAGGGAAAaggttcaattttttttcgctTCTACTCTGTGGGGTTTAGGAGTTCAttactgttaaatatatttcttttttcttttcaaaagttcttattaaatatatttctagatCGTTTTCTAGATATCCGATCACATTAGGTATGTAACATGATACCAGAGCAACTTCAAAATCCCTTCAGCTTTATGAGaaagtttatatatatctatatatagtttaatcccatcagcacgggccgtatccaccgtatCGTAtggtgccaacaagatatcagcACGATACAGCTCCCGTGCCAATGTCAcaactcaaaattttctattcttgaaattagtgagtaattttctcaataaaattcaaaagatttgataaaagtacataataaataattggcatattttgttgctaaagaaaataaatatttcatgccattacgtgtcggcacacatatattttttatgaccgGCACCCATCGGCACGGCCCGACATGCACCGTGCTGGCAAATTTCCGGCACGAtcccatgccacggcacttaaatcctctctctctctctctctctctctctctctatatatatatatatatatacactgatGATATACGATTTCCTGTTCGTCATATTCATCGTGCATATGAGAATGGGTGTTGTTCGTCATATTCATCGTGCATATGAGAATGGGTGTTACAAATATtccaaagaaattttctatCGGATTTCAATTGCTACAACTCAACACTCAATTCACTAACCTTTTAATTCCTCGATGGAAATATACAATAAAGTTGCCATTTCATTAAGATCTAAGCGCTCAACTTCTAGTTTTCTCGTATAACACAATTCTATGAGTATTTGTATCcaattttattgagaaatttAATAAAGagtataaaattaaatctatctCAATGCACTACTCTCTATACCTAACTTTTACGGCACTCATGATATAAAAATGTGCTTCCGCAGTCGTTTTATATGCATTTTAAACTACGGACTATTCAAATTCATGGATGAATAGGTGAGATTCATAATATTATAGCAGCTTTCACATTGTTGTTGTAACTATCCGAAGTCCCGTCAGGTTTAACATGTATGTCAAAGACTGGGTGTGTATTATTTATCTTGGGAAAATAAGAATATTCTTCCCGAACCTTTTCATTTTCGTTTCAGCAAGCGGTCGGAGTTTGGAGAACGCCCTCACGGAAGAGAGCTTAAAAGCACCAAATAGTAATGACAGCCAGTTGCAGGGATCAGATAAAGCAGGCAGCACTCCAACAGCTGATGCAGCAGATGGAAATGCAAAGCCGGAGGCGAAAGAAACCGCGCTGTCCGCCCGTAGGAGAGCCCTCTTTG contains the following coding sequences:
- the LOC109725801 gene encoding enhancer of rudimentary homolog gives rise to the protein MMAEKYTIILMQTSQSRASRTFLDFNSISQAMDEICRIYERKVMDINPTIQNISYDIADLYNFIDGTVDISALVYDRSIQAFLPYDRQWIKQKMFQHLQKRARQ